One Spinacia oleracea cultivar Varoflay chromosome 4, BTI_SOV_V1, whole genome shotgun sequence DNA segment encodes these proteins:
- the LOC110802501 gene encoding wax ester synthase/diacylglycerol acyltransferase 10-like, translated as MDNLEGNHISAEPSTPITRISIHPKHNHVIHCVLGFKNPIDITALKDELSNSVMIKIPRFSSLLVVNPQNGTEHWEKTHINLDDHIFIHQDDDHGYGNDDDAINSYLADMAISPPMNLDKPLWELHIMHEHKCMIFRAHHAVADGMGLMSLLWTMGSSSIKDHHHHDAMGMSNKKDNAFKKKRSLTKIGLWEGLMFIWFSLIFVLRFIIRCMWVKDEGGVISGIEGVEFWPRKLTIARFLISDMKTIKNAIPNAGVPASSKRYKMWRLEHSHKCSNQQQKIQQQQQQ; from the exons ATGGATAACCTAGAAGGAAACCATATATCAGCCGAGCCTTCGACTCCGATAACCCGAATAAGCATCCACCCTAAGCACAACCATGTAATCCACTGTGTCTTAGGGTTCAAAAATCCCATCGACATCACTGCCCTTAAAGACGAATTATCCAACTCCGTTATGATTAAAATCCCAAGGTTCTCTAGCCTCCTAGTTGTCAACCCACAAAATGGAACAGAACACTGGGAAAAAACCCATATTAACCTAGATGACCATATCTTCATCCATCAAGATGATGACCATGGTTATGGCAATGATGATGATGCCATCAACTCTTACTTGGCTGACATGGCCATCTCACCACCCATGAACTTGGATAAGCCATTATGGGAGCTACacatcatgcatgaacacaagtGTATGATATTTAGAGCTCACCATGCTGTGGCTGATGGTATGGGGTTGATGTCATTGCTATGGACCATGGGTAGCTCATCAATTAAGGACCATCATCATCATGATGCCATGGGCATGTCAAATAAAAAAGACAATGCTTTTAAGAAGAAAAGGAGCTTAACAAAAATAGGGTTATGGGAAGGATTAATGTTTATTTGGTTTAGCCTGATTTTTGTGTTAAGGTTTATAATAAGGTGTATGTGGGTGAAAGATGAAGGGGGTGTGATTAGTGGAATTGAAGGGGTGGAGTTTTGGCCAAGGAAGCTCACTATTGCAAGGTTTCTAATTAGTGATATGAAGACCATCAAAAATGCCATCCCAAATGCG GGTGTTCCTGCATCAAGTAAAAGATACAAAATGTGGCGGTTAGAACATTCTCACAAGTGCAGCAACCAGCAACAAAAAatacagcagcaacaacaacaataa
- the LOC110802499 gene encoding wax ester synthase/diacylglycerol acyltransferase 6-like: protein MQTINDVLYGILWCGLTRYLNVRHPSAMKDGVQITGLCPINLREQSGVQDVSTMVSGNSGSLWGNKFAMVLLPVTYFKRDMNALAFTARAKAVMDQKKLSMEARLCYDVGNLVFKLFGSKVGGDLYYNLFSNTSFLMSNIAGPQEEISIAGNPISFIRVTASAQPHAMTLHMVSYMGKAELQIQVAKEVIHDPEFLATCFEDALLEMKEAATASLTN, encoded by the exons ATGCAGACGATAAATGATGTTCTTTATGGAATATTATGGTGTGGGCTAACAAGATATCTTAATGTTCGACATCCATCTG CTATGAAGGATGGCGTTCAAATAACTGGCCTATGCCCAATTAACTTGAGAGAACAATCTGGAGTTCAG GATGTGTCTACAATGGTATCAGGGAATTCAGGGTCACTGTGGGGCAACAAATTTGCCATGGTCTTATTACCCGTTACCTACTTCAAACGTGACATGAATGCTCTAGCCTTCACTGCTCGAGCTAAGGCCGTAATGGATCAGAAAAAACTATCAATGGAAGCTCGTTTATGCTACGATGTAGGAAACCTTGTATTCAAATTATTTGGTTCCAAG GTTGGAGGTGACCTATATTACAATCTCTTCTCTAATACAAGCTTCCTTATGTCCAATATTGCTGGTCCTCAAGAGGAGATTTCGATTGCTGGGAACCCTATATCTTTTATAAGAGTTACGGCTTCTGCTCAACCTCAT GCAATGACATTGCATATGGTAAGCTACATGGGGAAGGCAGAATTACAAATCCAAGTAGCCAAAGAAGTGATACATGACCCTGAATTTCTTGCAACCTGCTTTGAAGATGCATTACTTGAGATGAAGGAAGCTGCAACTGCATCTCTTACCAATTAG